Genomic segment of Bacillota bacterium:
CGGCATGCTGCCGGAGGGAGAGGACGGGTTCCTGCCCGGCGAGGCTGCGGACAGGCTCTGGGCTGCTGAATTGCTGGTCAGGGCCCTGGGCCTGCAGGCTGAAGCGGAGCTGCGCGCCGGCGAGGGCGTCGACTTCACGGATGTGAAGGACGTCCCGCCCGAGAAGCTGGGATACCTGGCGGTTGCCGTCGAGCGCGGCCTGCTGCAGGGCTTCCCCGATGGGACCTTCCGGCCCAGGGAGAAGCTGACGCGGGCCCAGCTTGCCGCGCTTCTTGAGCGGGCGGCCGTGTACAAGAAGCAGTTGGGGAAGTATGAGGTCCGTGGCACGGTGGCCGAGGTGGTGTACGGGGAAGAGCAGCAAATAGCCCTGTACCTGGACGGGTCCCAGAAGGACCTGCGGCGCTGCCCGGTTTCCCATGATGCCCTGGTGCTGGTGGACGCCAAGGAGGCTGCCCTGGAGGACGTCAA
This window contains:
- a CDS encoding S-layer homology domain-containing protein, with amino-acid sequence MGRPLKAVAVLTLALVFLVGAAGSTLAGGKKFFLDEDQAPWAKACLAAASLRGLLKGDPDGRFRPNDSLKREELVTALVRFAGLEEVAESMSQAALPFRDSAEVLRKAAWARGYLAAAHDAGMLPEGEDGFLPGEAADRLWAAELLVRALGLQAEAELRAGEGVDFTDVKDVPPEKLGYLAVAVERGLLQGFPDGTFRPREKLTRAQLAALLERAAVYKKQLGKYEVRGTVAEVVYGEEQQIALYLDGSQKDLRRCPVSHDALVLVDAKEAALEDV